From Pan paniscus chromosome 9, NHGRI_mPanPan1-v2.0_pri, whole genome shotgun sequence, the proteins below share one genomic window:
- the GRAMD1B gene encoding protein Aster-B isoform X14: MVEKGSDHSSDKSPSTPEQGVQRSCSSQSGRSGGKNSKKSQSWYNVLSPTYKQRNEDFRKLFKQLPDTERLIVDYSCALQRDILLQGRLYLSENWICFYSNIFRWETLLTVRLKDICSMTKEKTARLIPNAIQVCTDSEKHFFTSFGARDRTYMMMFRLWQNALLEKPLCPKELWHFVHQCYGNELGLTSDDEDYVPPDDDFNTMGYCEEIPVEENEVNDSSSKSSIETKPDASPQLPKKSITNSTLTSTGSSEAPISFDGLPLEEEALEGDGSLEKELAIDNIMGEKIEMIAPVNSPSLDFNDNEDIPTELSDSSDTHDEGEVQAFYEDLSGRQYVNEVFNFSVDKLYDLLFTNSPFQRDFMEQRRFSDIIFHPWKKEENGNQSRVILYTITLTNPLAPKTATVRETQTMYKASQESECYVIDAEVLTHDVPYHDYFYTINRYTLTRVARNKSRLRVSTELRYRKQPWGLVKTFIEKNFWSGLEDYFRHLESELAKTESTYLAEMHRQSPKEKASKTTTVRRRKRPHAHLRVPHLEEVMSPVTTPTDEDVGHRIKHVAGSTQTRHIPEDTPNGFHLQSVSKLLLVISCVLVLLVILNMMLFYKLWMLEYTTQTLTAWQGLRLQERLPQSQTEWAQLLESQQKYHDTELQKWREIIKSSVMLLDQVRCPTFSACPGLWERGLLPLCCEKDPCLYHHPPDFSLQFILPPGHALF, from the exons GTGTTAAGCCCCACCTACAagcagagaaatgaagacttcaGAAAGCTCTTTAAGCAGCTTCCAGACACGGAGCGCCTCATTGTTG ATTACTCATGTGCACTCCAAAGAGACATTCTCCTTCAGGGCCGACTCTACCTCTCTGAAAATTGGATCTGCTTCTACAGCAACATCTTCCGCTGGGAAACTCTG CTGACAGTCCGTTTGAAAGACATCTGTTCCATGACTAAAGAAAAAACAGCTCGCCTCATTCCCAATGCCATCCAAGTTTGCACTGATTCAGAAAAG CACTTCTTCACTTCGTTTGGGGCCCGGGATAGGACATATATGATGATGTTCCGGCTCTGGCAGAATGCTCTCCTTGAAAAG CCTCTGTGTCCCAAGGAGCTCTGGCACTTTGTTCACCAGTGCTATGGGAACGAATTGGGCCTGACCAGTGATGACGAGGACTACGTGCCCCCTGACGACGACTTCAACACAATGGG ATACTGTGAAGAGATCCCTGTGGAAGAGAATGAAGTGAATGACAGCTCATCCAAGAGCAGCATAGAGACCAAGCCAGATGCCAGTCCACAGCTGCCCAAGAAATCCATCACCAACAGCACACTAACATCCACAGGGAGCAGTGAGGCCCCCATCTCG TTTGATGGGCTGCCCCTGGAGGAGGAGGCGCTGGAGGGAGACGGGTCCCTGGAGAAGGAGCTCGCCATTGACAACATCATGGGGGAGAAGATTGAGATGATCGCTCCTGTGAACTCCCCTTCACTGGACTTCAATGACAATGAGGACATCCCCACTGAGCTCAGTGACTCTTCCGACACACACGATGAAG GAGAGGTCCAGGCCTTCTATGAGGACCTGAGTGGCCGGCAGTACGTGAATGAAGTCTTCAACTTCAGCGTGGACAAGCTCTATGACCTCCTCTTCACCAACTCGCCCTTCCAGCGGGATTTCATGGAGCAGCGGCGCTTCTCTG ATATCATCTTCCATCCATGGAAAAAGGAGGAGAATGGAAACCAGAGCCGAGTGATTCTTTACACCATCACCCTTACCAACCCTCTGGCTCCCAAAACTGCCACTGTCAGGGAGACACAG ACCATGTACAAGGCGAGCCAGGAGAGTGAATGTTACGTGATAGATGCCGAAGTCCTCACCCACGACGTGCCCTACCATGACTACTTCTACACAATCAATCGCTACACGCTCACCCGTGTGGCTCGGAACAAGAGCCGACTCAG GGTCTCCACAGAGCTGCGCTATCGAAAACAGCCCTGGGGGTTAGTGAAAACATTCATCGAGAAGAACTTCTGGAGTGGGCTGGAGGACTACTTCCGCCATTTAG AGAGCGAGCTGGCCAAAACGGAGAGCACTTATTTGGCTGAGATGCACAGACAATCTCCCAAAGAGAAGGCCAGCAAGACTACAACGGTGCGGAGGAGGAAGCGTCCCCATGCCCACCTGCGAGTCCCTCACCTGGAAGAGGTGATGAGCCCGGTCACCACGCCCACAGATGAGGATGTGGGCCACAGGATCAAACATGTGGCAG GTTCCACGCAGACGCGGCATATCCCCGAGGACACGCCCAACGGTTTCCACCTGCAGAGCGTGTCCAAGCTGCTGCTGGTTATCAGCTGTGT TCTGGTGCTGCTGGTCATCCTTAACATGATGCTCTTCTACAAACTCTGGATGTTGGAATACACCACGCAGACCCTCACTGCCTGGCAGGGTCTAAGGCTCCAAGAAAG GTTACCCCAGTCTCAGACAGAATGGGCCCAGCTCTTAGAGTCCCAACAAAAGTACCATGATACTGAGCTCCAAAAATGGAGGGAAATCATCAAATCCTCAGTGATGCTCCTTGACCAGGTGAGATGCCCCACCTTCTCTGCTTGCCCTGGTCTTTGGGAGCGGGGACTCCTTCCCTTATGCTGTGAGAAAGATCCTTGTCTCTATCACCACCCTCCAGACTTCTCCCTCCAATTCATTCTTCCTCCAGGCCATGCATTGTTCTAA